Proteins from a single region of Nitrososphaerales archaeon:
- the argF gene encoding ornithine carbamoyltransferase gives MPPFNMKGRDFITTRDYTKEELEYLLDLSADLKRMFYGGARRTLNEMLYGRNIALLFKKPSTRTRNSFQVAASRLGAFSVYMRPDELQLARGEPVRDTALVLDRYYDALVIRTFEQSEVEEYARYMRNPVINALTDEEHPCQALADLLTIREKKGETAGLKMVYTGDVWNVCHSLIATCPLFGIDLTLAIPMGYNPNPEIWKFGKDAASKNGTKLEISHDIKEAVKDADIVYANTWWSMGKPEQEKDKRKVDFKPFTVTREVMENAKHDAIFMHCLPAYRGNEMTEEVIDGRWSVVYDQAENRLWTEAAIMVAIIQ, from the coding sequence TGATTACACTAAAGAAGAATTAGAATACTTGTTAGATCTATCCGCAGACCTCAAAAGGATGTTTTATGGGGGTGCGAGGCGTACTCTAAATGAAATGCTGTACGGTCGCAACATCGCACTACTATTCAAGAAACCGTCTACACGAACAAGAAACTCTTTTCAAGTGGCAGCGAGCCGGTTGGGTGCATTCTCTGTATATATGAGGCCAGATGAGCTTCAACTCGCGCGGGGTGAACCGGTACGTGACACAGCCCTTGTACTCGATAGGTATTACGATGCACTCGTCATAAGAACGTTCGAACAGAGTGAAGTTGAGGAGTATGCAAGATACATGCGCAACCCCGTCATCAACGCCTTGACGGATGAGGAGCACCCTTGCCAGGCTTTGGCCGATTTACTTACTATAAGAGAGAAGAAAGGAGAGACCGCTGGGCTTAAAATGGTTTATACCGGGGATGTATGGAATGTATGCCATTCATTAATCGCTACTTGTCCTTTATTCGGTATCGATCTTACTTTAGCAATTCCCATGGGCTACAACCCCAATCCCGAAATCTGGAAGTTTGGTAAGGATGCGGCATCAAAGAATGGGACCAAACTCGAAATATCTCATGATATTAAGGAGGCCGTTAAGGATGCAGATATAGTCTATGCGAATACTTGGTGGAGCATGGGAAAGCCGGAGCAGGAAAAGGATAAGCGAAAGGTAGATTTCAAGCCCTTTACCGTCACGAGAGAAGTTATGGAGAATGCGAAGCATGATGCGATCTTTATGCATTGCTTACCTGCATACAGAGGTAATGAGATGACAGAGGAAGTGATCGATGGAAGGTGGTCCGTCGTTTACGATCAGGCTGAAAACAGGCTTTGGACAGAGGCAGCGATTATGGTGGCGATAATTCAATAA
- the gcvPB gene encoding aminomethyl-transferring glycine dehydrogenase subunit GcvPB: protein MGFKQATWDEPLLIELGKEGRCGYSLPKVDGDLESVVKLIPERLLRKDIPLPSLSEPQVVRHFVRLSQMNYCVDLGMYPLGSCTMKYNPKIAERIASDPHLTRLHPYQPVETVQGILEIMYNLSKMLAEITGTAKVTLAPAAGAHGEFVGCLIIRAYIKDKGELKVRNEMLIPESAHGTNPASAVMAGFKVVKIPTDEEGLVDIEALKAAISQRTAGMMLTVPNTLGLFERRVEEISKIIHEAGGLMYYDGANMNALLGRVRPGDMGFDIVHMNLHKTFATPHGGGGPGSGPLGVSKELVDFLPVPLVDYDGEKYFLNYNIPKTIGRIKGFYGNISVLIKAYTYILMVGSDKLKEISNQSVLASNYLLSNLNSSMYLLPYSKGIPRKHEFVVSAKPIQMKSGVRAMDIAKSLLDLSLHAPTIYFPLIVDEALMIEPTETEPMENLDEYAKALNTIAHQAEEDPQRIIDAPINTSIKRLDEVKASHPLTMKLNWRGLK, encoded by the coding sequence ATGGGGTTTAAGCAAGCGACATGGGATGAACCACTACTCATAGAATTGGGAAAGGAAGGTAGGTGTGGCTATTCTTTACCAAAGGTCGATGGGGATTTAGAGAGTGTAGTGAAACTTATACCAGAGAGGCTCCTTAGGAAGGATATACCCCTACCCTCACTATCGGAGCCTCAAGTGGTAAGGCACTTTGTCCGTCTATCGCAGATGAATTATTGTGTAGATTTAGGAATGTATCCGTTGGGTAGTTGCACGATGAAATACAATCCGAAGATCGCGGAGCGTATCGCTTCAGATCCACACCTAACTAGGCTCCATCCCTACCAACCTGTAGAGACGGTCCAAGGCATTCTAGAGATCATGTACAATCTCTCAAAGATGTTGGCAGAGATAACTGGTACCGCGAAGGTAACTTTAGCTCCAGCTGCCGGTGCCCATGGAGAGTTTGTTGGTTGTTTGATTATAAGGGCCTACATCAAGGATAAAGGTGAGTTAAAAGTTAGAAATGAAATGCTTATACCAGAGTCTGCGCATGGAACGAACCCCGCCAGTGCTGTAATGGCTGGATTTAAGGTTGTGAAGATACCGACGGATGAGGAGGGGTTGGTGGATATAGAAGCTCTAAAGGCCGCGATTTCACAACGTACTGCGGGCATGATGCTGACCGTTCCAAATACACTCGGTCTATTCGAACGTAGGGTTGAAGAGATCTCAAAGATTATACATGAAGCTGGAGGGTTGATGTATTACGATGGTGCGAATATGAACGCTTTACTCGGTAGAGTTCGGCCGGGGGATATGGGCTTCGATATCGTGCATATGAACCTTCACAAAACCTTCGCCACACCACATGGTGGTGGCGGCCCCGGTTCAGGACCTTTGGGTGTTAGTAAAGAATTGGTGGACTTTCTCCCAGTACCATTGGTCGATTACGATGGTGAAAAGTACTTTTTGAATTACAATATTCCAAAGACCATTGGGAGGATAAAGGGTTTCTATGGTAATATTAGTGTGTTGATAAAAGCTTATACTTACATCTTAATGGTCGGTTCAGACAAATTAAAAGAGATTTCGAACCAATCGGTCCTCGCATCAAACTATCTCTTAAGTAATCTAAATTCTTCAATGTATCTTCTACCCTATAGTAAGGGTATTCCGAGAAAGCATGAATTCGTCGTCAGTGCCAAACCTATTCAAATGAAGAGTGGTGTACGTGCTATGGATATCGCTAAATCCCTTCTCGATCTATCTCTCCATGCGCCTACGATATACTTCCCATTGATAGTAGATGAAGCGTTGATGATCGAACCTACCGAGACAGAACCGATGGAAAACCTGGATGAATACGCAAAGGCTTTAAATACGATAGCCCATCAGGCGGAAGAGGATCCTCAAAGGATCATCGACGCGCCCATCAACACATCGATCAAGAGGCTCGATGAAGTAAAAGCTTCTCATCCATTGACTATGAAGTTAAATTGGAGAGGATTAAAATGA
- the gcvPA gene encoding aminomethyl-transferring glycine dehydrogenase subunit GcvPA yields the protein MLEDRHPYLPNLDKRITQQMLNRLKIDSIDDLFRDIPESLVLKKRLNLPEGKSELEVKKHIEETLAKNKVYPEYLCFLGGGVWPHYVPAVVDEIVSRSEFYTSYTPYQPEISQGVLQALFEYQSLICDLTAMDVANSSMYDWATAVGEACRMAVRFKKRSRIVTSRNIGPERFEVMKNLCEPAGIDVDVVGFDLETGETDLSQLLAAINDDVAAIYLENPNFFGVIESKVFEIADAIHSKGGLFIVGVDPLSLGLLKPPGEYGADIVVGEGQPLGLHMNYGGPLLGIFACKGDQNLIRQMPGRIIGMTTSKDGTRRGYCMVLQTREQHIRRENATSNICTNEALCAIAAAVYLSLLGSEGLRELSKLIMYNSHYASKLLSEIRGIKSPYFTSTFFKDFTLGITKDGVSAEELHKRLVEYRILGGLPLSRYYEELSNVALFSVTEIHTKEDIQRLVDAVGKVVS from the coding sequence TTGTTGGAAGATAGACATCCCTATCTGCCGAACCTTGATAAAAGAATTACTCAACAGATGCTCAACCGACTCAAAATCGATTCGATCGATGATCTATTCAGAGATATTCCTGAATCTTTGGTTTTGAAGAAGCGTTTGAATTTACCTGAAGGCAAGAGTGAGTTAGAGGTTAAGAAGCATATCGAAGAAACTTTGGCCAAGAATAAGGTCTATCCCGAGTATCTATGCTTCCTAGGTGGTGGTGTATGGCCACATTATGTACCCGCGGTGGTCGATGAGATCGTCTCCCGATCAGAATTCTACACTTCCTACACACCTTACCAACCGGAGATCAGTCAAGGTGTATTGCAGGCTTTATTCGAATATCAGAGCCTCATCTGTGATCTAACGGCTATGGATGTGGCAAATAGCTCGATGTACGATTGGGCTACAGCCGTTGGAGAGGCGTGTAGAATGGCCGTTAGATTCAAGAAGAGGAGTAGGATCGTCACATCGAGGAATATCGGCCCCGAGCGGTTCGAGGTGATGAAGAATCTTTGTGAGCCTGCGGGTATAGATGTAGATGTTGTGGGCTTCGATTTAGAGACGGGCGAAACCGATCTTTCTCAATTATTGGCAGCTATAAACGATGATGTAGCAGCGATCTATTTAGAGAATCCGAACTTCTTTGGTGTTATAGAGAGCAAAGTTTTCGAGATTGCAGATGCCATTCACTCAAAAGGAGGATTATTCATTGTGGGTGTCGATCCTCTATCTCTCGGTCTGTTAAAACCGCCTGGTGAGTATGGTGCCGATATCGTTGTGGGAGAAGGACAACCTCTTGGATTACATATGAACTACGGCGGACCTTTACTTGGCATATTCGCGTGTAAAGGTGACCAGAATCTGATCAGACAGATGCCGGGGAGGATCATCGGTATGACTACATCGAAGGATGGTACAAGGAGAGGTTACTGCATGGTTCTTCAGACTAGAGAGCAGCACATTAGAAGAGAGAATGCTACATCCAACATCTGTACCAATGAAGCCCTCTGTGCCATCGCAGCGGCTGTATATCTATCGCTCTTAGGATCGGAAGGGTTGAGAGAGCTTTCTAAACTCATTATGTATAATTCTCACTACGCATCGAAACTCCTCTCAGAAATTCGTGGGATTAAGAGCCCCTACTTTACATCGACATTCTTCAAAGACTTCACATTAGGCATTACTAAGGATGGGGTGAGTGCAGAGGAGCTACATAAAAGGTTGGTTGAATATAGAATCCTCGGCGGACTTCCATTAAGTCGTTATTATGAGGAGCTCTCAAACGTAGCACTCTTTTCAGTAACAGAGATCCATACCAAAGAGGATATTCAACGCCTTGTCGATGCTGTGGGTAAGGTGGTGAGTTAG